A region from the Desulfitobacterium dehalogenans ATCC 51507 genome encodes:
- a CDS encoding 2-isopropylmalate synthase, whose protein sequence is MKNVENYRRGYFMPPVKSLKWAEKEYINAPPTWCSVDLRDGNQALVVPMSLEEKLEYFQMLLKIGFKEIEVGFPAASETEYAFLRTLIEQDLIPEDVTIQVLTQSRDHIIEKTFKALAGAKRAVVHLYNSTSVAQREQVFKMSQEEIIEIAVSGAQLLKKYAAETEGNFQFEYSPESFTGTEMEFALEICNQVLDVFEPTTENKAIINLPVTVSMSMPHVYASQIEYMSEHLKYRDNVILSLHPHNDRGTAVADAELGLLAGGQRIEGTLFGNGERTGNVDIVTLALNLFSHGVDPGLNFENMLEITAGYEKLTRMKVHDRQPYGGKLVFAAFSGSHQDAITKGMKWREEHDCQCWTVPYLLIDPQDIGREYEGDVIRINSQSGKGGIAYMLEQHYALDLPAKMREDFGYKVKNVSDNLHKELMPEEIKDIFFKEYVNIESPIKFVNFRFLSDDDFHTTVTIEFKGEIQELSGEGNGRLDAISNALQARLGLSYSNLIYKEHALELGSKSQAVSYVGVTDPDGVIHWGCGIHTDIFTSSVKALISAVNTMIRG, encoded by the coding sequence ATGAAAAATGTAGAAAATTATCGCCGAGGGTATTTCATGCCCCCTGTAAAAAGCTTAAAGTGGGCAGAAAAGGAGTATATTAATGCGCCACCCACATGGTGTAGTGTTGATCTTCGGGACGGCAACCAGGCCCTGGTGGTACCGATGAGCCTGGAAGAAAAGCTGGAGTATTTTCAAATGCTCTTAAAGATTGGCTTTAAGGAGATTGAGGTGGGCTTCCCGGCAGCGTCGGAAACAGAGTACGCTTTCCTGCGCACCCTCATTGAACAGGATCTGATTCCTGAGGATGTGACCATTCAGGTCTTAACCCAATCCCGTGACCATATTATCGAAAAGACCTTTAAGGCCTTGGCAGGAGCAAAAAGGGCAGTAGTCCATCTCTATAATTCCACTTCTGTGGCCCAACGGGAGCAGGTCTTTAAAATGAGCCAGGAAGAGATTATAGAGATCGCCGTAAGCGGCGCTCAATTGCTGAAAAAATATGCTGCGGAGACGGAGGGTAATTTCCAATTCGAATATTCCCCGGAAAGCTTTACCGGTACGGAGATGGAGTTCGCCCTGGAGATCTGCAATCAAGTCCTCGATGTTTTTGAACCCACGACCGAAAATAAAGCGATTATCAACCTGCCGGTCACTGTTTCCATGTCCATGCCCCATGTTTACGCCAGTCAGATTGAATATATGAGCGAGCATCTCAAGTATCGGGACAATGTGATTTTATCACTCCATCCACATAATGACCGTGGGACTGCGGTAGCTGATGCGGAGCTGGGCTTGCTGGCCGGTGGTCAACGCATCGAGGGGACATTGTTTGGCAATGGGGAACGCACCGGCAATGTGGATATCGTCACCTTAGCACTCAATCTGTTTTCCCATGGGGTGGACCCTGGTCTGAACTTTGAAAATATGTTGGAAATTACGGCCGGGTATGAAAAACTGACCCGGATGAAAGTCCACGACCGTCAGCCTTATGGCGGCAAGCTGGTCTTTGCGGCCTTCTCCGGCTCCCATCAGGATGCCATCACGAAGGGCATGAAGTGGCGTGAAGAGCATGACTGTCAATGCTGGACGGTTCCTTATCTGCTCATTGATCCCCAGGACATTGGCCGAGAGTATGAAGGGGATGTCATCCGCATTAATAGTCAGTCGGGTAAAGGGGGCATCGCCTATATGCTGGAACAGCATTATGCTCTTGATTTACCGGCTAAGATGCGGGAAGACTTCGGTTATAAGGTGAAAAACGTCTCCGATAACCTGCACAAAGAACTCATGCCTGAAGAAATTAAGGATATTTTCTTCAAGGAATATGTCAATATTGAGAGCCCCATTAAATTCGTCAACTTCCGCTTCCTTAGCGATGATGATTTTCATACTACGGTCACCATAGAGTTCAAGGGCGAGATTCAAGAACTATCCGGGGAAGGCAACGGCCGCCTGGACGCTATCAGTAATGCCCTTCAGGCTCGCTTGGGGCTATCCTACTCCAATCTAATTTATAAAGAGCATGCCCTTGAGTTAGGCTCCAAATCCCAAGCCGTTTCCTATGTGGGAGTAACCGATCCGGACGGAGTGATTCACTGGGGGTGCGGAATTCACACCGATATCTTTACTTCTTCGGTTAAAGCGTTAATCAGTGCTGTCAACACCATGATAAGGGGGTAG
- a CDS encoding MBL fold metallo-hydrolase: protein MIREIYPRIYLNEIPLPHNPLKTLNSYIVLSGDRPLILDTGFDLEACKTAFMEGVEELQIDLKKTDLILSHMHVDHTGLADFLAEKGCKVYIGKKDGILLNNYRTSPDLIMSELNKVLNLSQEMNSTEKAVFDITPKKPLAYTPLNEGDCLKAGSYKLEIINIPGHSPGHIGLYERTHKLFFGGDHILNEITPNITFFHYNIDSLGNFIKSLEKIRQYDIDQVFPAHRSLIANHQQRIDELIAHHQERLVEIAEILGDGKKTVGQTAARMRWELRYNSWNEFPPAQKWFASGEAMAHLEHLVHKGEVRRVRHDGGNYYELVN from the coding sequence ATGATTCGTGAAATCTACCCTCGTATCTATCTAAACGAGATACCTTTGCCCCATAACCCATTAAAGACATTGAACAGCTATATCGTTCTGTCCGGGGACCGTCCCCTTATTTTGGATACTGGATTTGACCTGGAAGCTTGTAAGACTGCTTTCATGGAAGGTGTTGAGGAGCTCCAAATCGATCTGAAAAAGACGGATTTGATACTAAGCCATATGCATGTGGACCACACCGGACTGGCTGACTTTTTGGCCGAGAAGGGATGCAAAGTTTATATTGGGAAAAAGGATGGTATCCTGCTCAATAACTACAGAACTTCTCCGGATCTCATTATGAGCGAATTGAATAAGGTGTTGAATTTAAGCCAGGAAATGAATTCAACGGAGAAAGCGGTCTTTGATATTACTCCTAAAAAGCCTTTGGCATATACACCCCTGAACGAGGGAGACTGCTTAAAAGCCGGATCCTATAAATTGGAGATTATCAATATTCCCGGACATAGTCCGGGACACATCGGTCTCTATGAAAGAACTCATAAACTGTTTTTCGGCGGTGATCACATACTCAATGAGATTACCCCCAATATTACCTTTTTCCACTACAACATTGATAGTCTCGGGAACTTTATCAAGAGCCTTGAAAAGATACGCCAGTATGATATTGATCAGGTATTTCCTGCCCATCGCAGCCTTATCGCAAATCACCAACAGCGGATCGATGAGCTGATTGCCCACCATCAAGAGCGCCTTGTTGAAATTGCAGAGATCCTGGGTGATGGAAAAAAGACAGTGGGTCAGACTGCGGCAAGAATGCGCTGGGAGCTGAGATATAACAGCTGGAATGAGTTCCCCCCAGCTCAAAAATGGTTTGCTTCCGGGGAAGCTATGGCTCATTTAGAGCATTTAGTGCATAAAGGAGAAGTTCGGCGGGTGAGGCACGACGGGGGAAATTATTACGAATTGGTAAATTAA